Proteins found in one Pempheris klunzingeri isolate RE-2024b chromosome 6, fPemKlu1.hap1, whole genome shotgun sequence genomic segment:
- the ddx10 gene encoding probable ATP-dependent RNA helicase DDX10, whose protein sequence is MEKKEKKRKPVKTIDGVDPVKNFEKWKKKYNKTKVRVKRERAQSRKPEWQVEREDIDRLVRRYGDINTKQAVKFSDFPISKKTLLGLQEAQYRQPTEIQRQTVGFALKGKDVLGAAKTGSGKTLAFLIPVLECLYRQQWSSMDGLGALIISPTRELAYQTFEVLRKVGKNHEFSAGLIIGGKDLKSESEKIHRTNIVICTPGRLLQHMDETAAFHASNLQMLVLDEADRILDMGFADTLNAIVENLPQSRQTLLFSATQTKSVKDLARLSLKDPEYVWVHEKAKFSTPATLEQSYVVCELHQKVNMLYSFIRSHLKKKIIVFFASCKEVQYLFRVLCRLRPGMPVLALHGKQQQMKRVEVYNDFVRKQNAVLFATDIAARGLDFPAVNWVLQFDCPEDADTYIHRVGRTARYKEGGEALLLLLPSEEKGMVGQLQDKKVPINKIQVNADKLQNVQQKLEAFLAQEKEQKDRAQRCFVSYLRSVYLMKNKEVFDVFKLQIEEYALSLGLAVAPRVRFLNKARTQRAEKEGQRGEEEWCEEEEELRSFKAQLRGKVQSSQSEDSAADDDEQEVDVSKTLLVCADDDEDSEDDDDQRDLDLLTVKRKDVFNLTEDQDSSEEPTNDSKKKMDKETKFKDAKKALKKNFKLNTKVTFNEEGQAVQQWPPVQRAVTEEEEEEVSGINVEKARERLRREDQEFDKQEYSRKVKAKHREQRLKAKAARREASKQHTHRSDEDEEDEVVAYLANHSEDEFDPSTLPDPDELHSEEERQEEGQICSAKRQHSSESIDEDEKEFTAGARKRARQQDDEHTALDTGLSLAEDEELVLQLLGGRR, encoded by the exons atggagaagaaagagaagaaacgGAAGCCCGTGAAGACGATAGACGGCGTCGACCCCGTGAAAAACTTcgagaaatggaagaaaaaatacaacaagACGAAAGTCCGAGTGAAGCGAGAGAGAGCGCAGAGCAGGAAGCCGGAGTGGCAGGTCGAACGGGAAGACATCGACAGGCTGGTCCGCAGGTACGGCGACATCAACACCAAGCAGGCGGTCAAGTTCTCAGACTTCCCCATCTCAAAGAAAACCTTGCTGGGTTTGCAGGAGGCTCAGTACAGACAGCCCACAGAGATCCAGAGGCAGACGGTCGGCTTCGCCCTGAAAGGGAAAGATGTCCTCGGCGCCGCTAAGACCGGCTCCGGGAAGACTTTAGCCTTCCTTATCCCGGTGCTGGAGTGTCTGTACCGCCAGCAGTGGAGCTCCATGGATGGCCTTGGTGCTCTCATCATATCACCCACCAGAGAGCTCGCCTACCAGACCTTCGAAGTCCTCCGCAAGGTGGGCAAGAACCACGAGTTCTCCGCGGGGCTCATAATCGGTGGGAAGGACCTGAAGAGCGAATCAGAAAAGATCCACCGCACCAACATCGTCATCTGCACCCCAGGCCGGCTGCTCCAGCACATGGACGAGACGGCCGCCTTCCATGCCTCTAACCTTCAGATGCTGGTCCTGGACGAAGCCGACCGCATCCTGGACATGGGCTTCGCCGACACACTCAACGCCATCGTGGAGAACCTTCCTCAGTCGCGGCAGACGCTGCTGTTCTCTGCCACGCAGACCAAGTCGGTGAAAGACCTGGCACGGCTCAGCCTCAAAGACCCAGAGTACGTGTGGGTTCATGAGAAGGCCAAGTTCAGCACGCCGGCCACGCTGGAGCAGAGCTACGTGGTGTGTGAGCTCCACCAGAAGGTCAACATGCTCTACTCGTTCATCAGGAGCcacctgaagaagaagatcatTGTCTTCTTTGCCAGCTGCAAAGAGGTGCAATACCTGTTCCGGGTCCTCTGCCGCCTCAGGCCCGGAATGCCAGTCCTGGCTCTGCACggcaagcagcagcagatgaagagAGTGGAGGTCTACAATGACTTTGTCAGGAAGCAGAACGCCGTGCTCTTTGCCACTGACATCGCTGCCAGAGGCCTGGACTTCCCCGCCGTCAACTGGGTGCTGCAGTTTGACTGTCCGGAGGACGCGGACACCTACATCCACAGGGTGGGCCGGACTGCCAGGTACAAGGAGGGGGGAGAGgccctcctgctgctgctcccctcGGAGGAGAAGGGCATGGTCGGCCAGCTGCAGGATAAAAAGGTTCCCATCAATAAGATCCAG GTGAATGCAGACAAACTGCAGAATGTGCAGCAGAAGCTGGAGGCCTTCCTGGCCcaggagaaggagcagaaggACCGAGCTCAGAGGTGCTTTGTGTCCTACCTGCGCTCCGTCTACCTGATGAAGAACAAAGAGGTGTTTGATGTCTTCAAACTGCAGATCGAGGAGTATGCACTTTCTCTGGGCCTTGCCGTGGCTCCGAGGGTGCGTTTCTTAAATAAAGCTcggacacagagagcagagaaagaaggccagagaggggaggaggagtggtgtgaggaagaggaagagctgagGAGCTTTAAGGCCCAGCTGAGAGGGAAGGTCCAGAGCTCCCAGTCAGAAGattctgctgctgatgatgatgaacaagaGGTAGATGTGTCCAAGACACTACTTGTGTGTGCAGATGACGACGAGGACAGCGAGGATGACGATGATCAAAGAGATTTGGACCTGCTGacagttaaaagaaaagatGTCTTCAATCTGACGGAGGACCAGGACAGTTCAGAGGAACCCACCAACGACTCCaaaaagaaaatggataaaGAGACAAAGTTCAAAGACGCTAAAAAGGCCCTCAAGAAAAACTTCAAACTCAACACCAAGGTCACTTTTAATGAAGAAGGACAGGCTGTGCAGCAGTGGCCACCAGTCCAACGGGCAgtgactgaggaggaggaggaggaggtttcaGGCATCAACGTGGAGAAGGCCAGGGAGAGGCTGAGACGTGAGGACCAGGAGTTTGACAAGCAGGAGTACAGCCGCAAAGTGAAAgccaaacacagagagcagaggctgAAGGCGAAGGCAGCCAGGAGGGAGGCCAgcaagcagcacacacacaggtcagacgaggacgaggaggatgaGGTGGTGGCCTACCTGGCCAATCACAGCGAAGACGAGTTTGACCCCAGCACACTGCCAGACCCTGATGAACTGCACTCTGAGGAGGAGCGGCAGGAGGAGGGTCAGATATGCTCAGCGAAACGCCAGCACAGCAGTGAAAGCATTGATGAGGATGAGAAGGAGTTCACAGCGGGGGCGAGGAAGAGAGCGAGGCAGCAGGATGACGAGCACACAGCCCTGGACACCGGCCTGTCTCTGGCTGAGGACGAGGAGCTagtcctgcagctgctgggaGGACGGAGGTAG